One Panicum virgatum strain AP13 chromosome 3N, P.virgatum_v5, whole genome shotgun sequence DNA segment encodes these proteins:
- the LOC120667416 gene encoding GATA transcription factor 15-like, producing MLRHCTGSSHQSVAAAPGTMASTTFSLFFPPPEAQWPAADEAAAFDDDRSSITTSPSSPSSASSAGSVDCTLSLGTPSSRRAAAAAAAADRAELAKRAALPAYPSASASPVSWDAAADQSYYCCQASKTGAAKVAAARAEHDPLLMDRRCANCGTSSTPLWRNGPRGPKSLCNACGIRFKKEERRAAATAAMDPHQGAYGYAAQRAQYGYGPAGKQAPGAVPCYGEGAFPCGGGDVADAAEAPFLAWRLNVVAPAPAPAPAFAVWPERAGLFQYN from the exons ATGCTTCGCCACTGCACCGGCAGCAGCCACCAGAGCGTCGCAGCCGCCCCGGGCACCATGGCGTCCACCACCTTCTCGCTCTTCTTCCCGCCGCCCGAGGCccagtggccggcggcggacgaggccgCCGCGTTCGACGACGACCGCAGCTCCATCACCACCTCGCCATCGTCCCCGTCCTCCGCGTCGTCCGCGGGCTCCGTCGACTGCACGCTCTCGCTCGGGACGCCCtcgtcgcgccgcgccgccgccgcagcggcagcCGCCGACCGCGCGGAGCTGGCCAAGCGCGCCGCGCTGCCGGCGTACCCGTCCGCGTCGGCGTCGCCCGTGTCGTGGGACGCTGCTGCCGATCAGTCCTACTACTGCTGCCAGGCCAGCAAGACCGGCGCGGCCAAGGTCGCCGCGGCGCGAGCCGAGCACGACCCGCTGCTCATGGACCGCCGCTGCGCCAACTGCGGCacctcgtcgacgccgctctgGAGGAACGGGCCTCGCGGGCCCAAG TCCCTGTGCAACGCCTGCGGCATCAGGTTCAAGaaggaggagcggcgcgcggcggcgacggcggccatggaCCCTCATCAGGGCGCGTACGGCTACGCCGCACAGCGGGCGCAGTACGGGTACGGGCCGGCCGGGAAGCAGGCGCCCGGCGCCGTGCCCTGCTACGGCGAGGGGGCGTtcccgtgcggcggcggcgacgtcgcggACGCCGCCGAGGCGCCGTTCCTCGCGTGGCGGCTGAACGTTGTCgcgccggctccggcgccggcgcccgcgttCGCGGTCTGGCCGGAGCGGGCGGGCTTGTTCCAGTACAACTAG